One Chionomys nivalis chromosome 4, mChiNiv1.1, whole genome shotgun sequence genomic region harbors:
- the Higd1a gene encoding HIG1 domain family member 1A, mitochondrial, producing MSTNTDLSLSSYDEGQGSKFIRKAKETPFVPIGMAGFAAIVGYGLYKLKNRGNTKMSIHLIHMRVAAQGFVVGAMTLGMGYSMYKEFWAKPKP from the exons ATGTCGACCAACACGGACCTTTCCCTTTCTTCGTACGACGAAGGTCAGGGGTCTAAGTTTATTCGGAAAGCTAAGGAGACACCGTTTGTCCCCATTG GAATGGCAGGCTTTGCAGCAATTGTTGGGTACGGGCTATACAAACTGAAGAACCGGGGAAATACAAAGATGTCCATCCACTTGATCCACATGCGTGTGGCCGCCCAGGGCTTTGTTGTTGGAGCCATGACTCTCG GCATGGGCTATTCCATGTATAAGGAATTCTGGGCCAAGCCTAAGCCGTAG